The DNA region GCGAGGACGAGGATTCGTGCGTAGTAGCTCGGTACCGCCGAGTTGATCTGAGCCCCGCCTTCTGGGTCACTGCCACCTTATGTGATGAGCCGTCTCTGTAGAGTTGCATCACTGCGGCCCGCTCCATGACACCCCACCTGGTACTTCAGCGCGCCTTCTTACGTGCATGGTTAGTGCGGGTAGGACTTGTCAATTAGTCTGATGGTATGTTAATACTAAGTCTGCACTAAGTCAGATAGTTGTGCGGACATACATCAGAGTTTCAGGGGTGCTAAACTCATGGCTTCTTACAGGTATCGAATATATGGTCTTCGCGCCCTCAAGCCGATTGCGCTTCTGGTCGTTCTGGCAATGGTCGGAATGGCCATTGCGGCGTGCCAGACCTCAGAACCTGATAGCAGCGTCGTATCTGCGGTCAATCAGGCGAATCAGGCAGCGCAGGAGGCTGGTGCGGCAGCCAGGTCCGCTGCTGATGCCGCTGAAAAGGCCAGCACGGCGGCGCAGGACACCACTGCGATAGCTGCGGCTGAAGAGGCAAAACTGGTTGCCAATGACGCGGCGACCGCGGCAATGGCCGCTGCATCGGCAGCGCAGGAGGCGAGCGACGCCGCCAAGCTGGCCGCTAATGCAGCCATGACTGCCCCGACCACCTCGAAGGAAGACCCCGGGAGGTTGGTCATCTACTCCGGGCGCAGCGAGTCCCTCGTGGCGCCAATCATCGAGCAGTTCGCCGAAGTTACGGGCGTAGACGTCCAGGTCAAGTACGGCAGCACCTTCGCCCTGGCTGCCACGCTTCTGGAGGAGGGTTCCAACTCTCCAGCCGACGTCTTCTTTGCGCAGGACCCAGGCGGCCTCGGAGCAGTCTCATCGATGCTGTCCGCCCTGCCGGCGGACGTAGTCCTGAAGGTGCCCGAGTGGGCCAGAGCTTCAGACGGCTCCTGGGTGGGCATATCCGGAAGGGCACGTGTACTGGTGTACAGCACTGAGCTCGTCAGTGAAGACGAACTGCCCACATCGGTGATGGACCTGACGGACCCCAAGTGGAAGGGCAAGCTGGGCTGGCCTCCGAGCAACGCCTCGTTCCGCACGATGGTAACGGCCATGCGACAGATGTGGGGCGAGGACGAAACCCGCCAGTGGCTGCTCGACATGCAGAAGAATGAGCCGGGCGTGTTCCCGAAGAACACTCCCATCGTGGCGGCCGCAGGCGCGGGTGAAGTCGCCATCGGACTGGTCAATCACTACTACCTGCACAGGTTCATCCAGGAGTCGGGCGACGACTTCGCCGCACGCAACCTGTTCCTGAAGAGTGGCGGCCCCGACAGCCTCGTCATGGTTGCCGGAGCAGGCATACTGGACACCGGCGAGAACCGCGACAACGCAGAGTCTTTCATGCGATTCATGCTGTCAACGGTCGCGCAGCAGTACTTCGCCGGCCAGACATTCGAGTATCCGTTGGTGGATGGCGTGAAGACGCATCGTCTGCTGCCCCCGATCGATACTCTCAACAGCCCGGACATAGAGTTGAGTACGCTGTCGGACCTCGCGGGGACCGACGCGCTCCTCAGAGAGACCGGAGTAATTCCCTAGCCCCTGTCGAGGGGTGAGATGAGTCCTGCGCGCGCAGAGGGCCAGTTCCCATTCCTGCATGGCCTTCTCGCACCTCTCACCCCTCGGCTTTTACTCCCACTGCCAGACGTCAGTTCGAGAAGAACCGCCTGCGAGCCCTGCCGGGGACCAGCCGACTCCACATCCGGACCACCCGGTAGGCGAAGTATTCCCGCTTTCCGAAGATAGTACCCACGACAACCAGCATGGCCGAGTAGAACGGCGGGATCACCGACAGGTACAGCACCCGGTATGTCCACGGCCCTGACCACAGGCTGCCCTCCATTCCAAGAATGACGTTGAATAGCAGCCGGCTGAAGACGAGCGCACTGAATCCGGTGATGCCGAACACAATCATGACGATCACCCAGTGACGCAGGTCGTGGCCGCCGCTTAATCTGTCGAAGAATGACATAAGTCGAGTGTGCAAGCCCTCGCTTCTGGTCCACCAAGTATTACCAGACGCCCCAGAGTTCGCAAGTACAGCTAGTTCACCAGCGGCTCGCCCACCAGGCTCCAGAATGGTAAGACCAGCAGAAAAAGTGTGCCGATGGCCACGACGGTCATTATCAGGCCGAACCGGATTACCTCGATGGCCCTGACTGCCGCGCGTTCGAATATGAAGACCCCCGATGTGGAGCCAGCAGGGTAGTACACAGGCGTGTCCCCGATCACGACTATTGCCATTCCGCATACCAGCGGGTTCAGGCCCACCGCTTCACCTGCCGCCATCGCTACCGGAATCACCAGCGCCAGGTAGCCCGCGATGTTGGGCAGCAGCGAGCGGACAACAGCGGCACAGCAACACAGGGCGAGGAGAAACAGCCACGGGTTGCTGCTCAGTCCTCCAATCCATCCGACCAGGCTTTCGGAGAACCATGCGGCAGCCCCGCTGCTGACCAGCGCGTGGGCCAGGGATAGCGTCGACGCGATGACGATGAAGTTGCCCCAGCCCAGGTTCTGCTCCAGCTCCCTCCAGTTCAAGACGCCGACACGCGGCATCAGTATCAGGCAGAAAGCTATCAGCGCTGGCACCGAGGGGTGCAGCCCGTGGGCGAAGTCGGTGAACCACATCAGCGCCGTGAACAGCGCAATAGCCCCCGCTCGTACCTCCACTGCGGTGATCGGGCCTGTCTCCAAGATCTGCGCACCGTCATCCGCGTCGACCCTGAACCCCGACCGGTACAGCAGAAACAGGAGCGTCCCACCGATGATCAGGTTGACGTAGAACGGGACGCTCATCAGGATGAACCATCGTCCCCATGAGAAGTCTCCCAAGAGCCCGGAAGCCACCACCGGCGTGACTCCACCTGCCAGGAGAGCAGTTGAGCCCAGGCGGTTCAGCGAACCCAGCGCTATCATCACCGCCTTGTGGTAGGAGTGGTCCTTCGGGATGTCCCAACTCTCCATCACCTGCTCGTAGATGTGTACGAGTATCGCCCCACGCGTGCTGGCGGACGGCAGAGCGAACGTCAGCGCGGCAAACGAGAAGAGCATCTGTATATAGAGGAGAACGGGATTGCCTCCCGTGCCGCGCATCAGCAGGGTGGAGACCCGTTCTGCCAGCCCGGACCTGTGAACAGCCATGCCCAGGGTCAGGATACCGATCAGAAAATAGGCCACCGGCTGAGAGAAGCCGTAAAGCGCCTCGCCGACATCCGAGACGCCGCCTACCAGTATTAGCAGCACAATGCCGACTATCCCCGTGACCGCGATGTGAAGCGTCTCAGTGGCCCACAGAATGACGGCAAGGCACATCACCGCCAGAGCAGCCTGGCCCTCAGGCGTCAGCCCGTCAGGAGCGGGCAGCAACAGACAGACGGCAAATACCGCGACCGGAGCAAGCACTCTGAGCACGGTCGCAACCGTCTGCCGCGTGCTGCGTGCCTCAGTTTCGATTGAAGGGGGGCTGGATGACATTCGGATAGACCAGATAGCTTGCCAGTTGGATACTCGGCCTATGGTGCAGTTAACGCAACTGAGTTGCAATACCACTCCACCAGCACTCTCATTGGACTGGGAATTGGCTCCCTTGCTTGACTTCTGTGACCATCAGCGTATATTTGGGGCTTACGTGACAGGTTCCAACACCTGCTGTCGTCTTGAGTAGCGAAAGGCGAGGAAGTGATGAAGACCCATCTGTCCGGCTTTGCTAGGTTGTTCGGAATAGCGGCTCTGGCTGTGGCGATGATCGCAGCCCTGGCTTGCAGCACCGCTGACGAGGAAGAAGAACCTGCTGCTCCTCAGCCGGCCGCGGCTGCCGCCCCCGCCGCTACGGCTGCTGCTCCAGCCCCGGCTCCTGCCGCCGCACCTGCTGCACCAGCCGCTCCCGCTCCGGCTGCAACCGTCGTTGTGGCTGCTGAGCCCAAGGCGACTGAGGTGAAGGTCGCTCACGAGTTCACTGAAGGCAAGCGCGGCGGAGATATGCGCATCGCCACCGGCGTCTGGTTCGACCGGTGGGATATGACCACCCGGTCACACTGGTCTTCGACCCAGGGACTCAACCGCATGTACTCTGGCGTGCTCCAGTTCTCGCCCAGGGACGGCCTGACCGTCACCCCTGACCTGGCACACTCCTGGGAGTTCAATGACGACTTCAGCAACGTGACACTTCAGTTCAACGAGGGCGTCACATGGCACGATGGTGAGCCGTTCACCGTCGACGATGTCGTTTACACCATCAACAGGTGGATCGACCCGCCTGAGGGAATCCCACAGCCCCGTGTCGCCGGCCTGCTTCTCGTCAATGAGATGGAGAAGGTCGACGACCTGACCATGACAATCACCATGACCAATCCGACAAGCCGCATTCTTGCGGCCCTGGCGGACTCGTGGCACATCATGCTGCCCGAGCACGTTCTCACCCCGGCAGGCGGGAACCTGTCCGCTCCCGAGCAGGTGATAGGCACCGGCCCGTTCATGATGGACAGCTACGAGGTCGGCAACAACGTCATTACGACCGCCTACCCGGACTACTTCGTAGATGCTCCGGACGGCCAGCCGTACCCGCTTCTGGACAAGATCACGGGTATCGCCTTCGCGAATAACGAGCTTGCGGCGGCGGCATTTACCACGAAACAGATCGACCACTACATCACGTTCACGCCGGCCAGCGCATATCCGATCGAGGCTGACTTCCCTGGCGNNNNNNNNNNNNNNNNNNNNNNNNNNNNNNNNNNNNNNNNNNNNNNNNNNNNNNNNNNNNNNNNNNNNNNNNNNNNNNNNNNNNNNNNNNNNNNNNNNNNNNNGACCAGCGTCCCGGGCGTCGATCCGCCCAACATGCGCCAGATCAGCTTCTTCGGCACGGCTGACCCCAACTACGACGACGTCCTCGACTACCCATGCCTGGACTGGGGCCAGAAGGAAGCCCAGCAGGAGATGGCCAAGCAGGTCTTCGCCGAGAAGGGCGTCGACACGATCGAATTCCTCACCGAGGAGGCCGAGCCCCAGATCGTGCTGATCGTCCAGCAGCAGATGGAACCGCTGGGTGTGAACATCGAGATAGTGCAGTCAGAGTTGACCTCCGCCAGGGAGCAGGCATACGCTTGCGACTATCAGCTGTTCTGGTTCGGTCAGGCGGTCGCCAGCAAGAGCCCTGTCGAGATAATTAACCAGGTCTTCAGGCCGGGCGCTGGCTTCGAAATGTGCCAGGCTGAGCCGCCGCAGGAGTGGCTAGACCTGCTGGCTGAACTCGACCGCGTCGGGCTTGGCTCCGTCGAAGAAAAAGAGATCACCAAGCAGATGGACACGATCATGCGGGAGAGCTGGAACCCCAAGGTTCCAATCCGCCGTCCAGATGAGTTCCAGATCAAGTGGAACTACGTCATGAACGTCGATCCCATCGCGACCGGCAAGTTCATCCAGTCACGCTTCGTTGCTCCCGGCAAATAGAGTCTGAGTAGCGTCCGAGAGTAAACAACTCTCGGACGCGTATTTCATCGACATATAGCGAGGTGAGATAGGTCTGGGACCTTGCGGCTCGCTTATGGCCATCGGGGCCGCCGTTGCATGCCGCATGAGGGGAGATCAGGGGAGGCGATTTGACAGGATATATCGTCCGTCGGGTATTTCTGATCGTACCGACGCTCTTGCTGCTCGGGACGCTCCTTTTCTTCATGCTCCAGTTCATTCCCGGAGACGTCGCTTCGACACTCCTCGCCAGCGAGGAGAATGCAGCGACTCCGGAGGCCATTGAGAAGCTGCGAAAGCAGCTTGGGCTCGCCGATCCACTTCACGAGCAGTACTTCAGGTGGCTCGGGAAGATGGTGCGCGGCGACCTTGGCTACTCAGCCTACTTCAACCAGTCGGTCTGGGATGCGATCAAGCCCAAGATCGACGTAACGGTGACGCTCGCCCTGCTGGGCGTTTTCGTAGCCATTGTCATATCCATTCCCGTAGGTGTCTTATCAGCGCTGTTCAGGGGTAGTGCGTTCGATCAGGCCGTGCGCGCCGTCAGCGCAATAGGCATGGCGGTACCCGCGTTCTGGCTGGGCATAATGATCCTGCTGGTCCTCTCAAGAGGAGTAGGATGGGCGCCGCCGGCCCAGCACGCCGACATACTTGATGACCCAATCAAGGCGCTCCAGCGCTTTATGTTCCCCGCGCTCATCCTGGGTTTCCGCTCTGCCGCCGTCATCAGCAGGATGATCCGCTCCATGATGCTGGAGGTGCTGAACGAGGACTACGTAAGGACCGCGTGGTCCAAGGGGCTGCTGCCCAGGGTGGTCATCGTGAAGCACGCCCTGAGAAACGCGCTGCTGCCGGTTGTGACGATGCTCGGAATGCTTTTCGCATCACTTCTCGACGGCGCTGTCGTGCTCGAGACCGTCTTCAACCTCCCCGGAATCGGCCTGCACCTGATCGAGTCCGTCAGGGGCAGAGATGCGGCGATGGTGCTGGGCATGGTCCTGATGATCGGCGTGTTCATGATGATATGGATTCTGCTGATCGACCTCTCCTATAAGGTACTGGATCCCAGACGTTCAAGCGCCTGATCGGAGTTAACGCATGGGCGCCGTGATTGACACCGGCCCATCGGGGCCTGCACAGCGAGTCCAGAGCATTGCGTCGAAGGCCGGCAGTGGTCTGGTGGAGTTCGCTCGCCTGAATCCGTCCGGGGCCATCGGCGGCTTGGTAATGCTCCTCTTCGTGCTGTTGGCCGTATTC from Dehalococcoidia bacterium includes:
- a CDS encoding iron ABC transporter substrate-binding protein, which produces MAAASAAQEASDAAKLAANAAMTAPTTSKEDPGRLVIYSGRSESLVAPIIEQFAEVTGVDVQVKYGSTFALAATLLEEGSNSPADVFFAQDPGGLGAVSSMLSALPADVVLKVPEWARASDGSWVGISGRARVLVYSTELVSEDELPTSVMDLTDPKWKGKLGWPPSNASFRTMVTAMRQMWGEDETRQWLLDMQKNEPGVFPKNTPIVAAAGAGEVAIGLVNHYYLHRFIQESGDDFAARNLFLKSGGPDSLVMVAGAGILDTGENRDNAESFMRFMLSTVAQQYFAGQTFEYPLVDGVKTHRLLPPIDTLNSPDIELSTLSDLAGTDALLRETGVIP
- a CDS encoding ABC transporter permease — its product is MTGYIVRRVFLIVPTLLLLGTLLFFMLQFIPGDVASTLLASEENAATPEAIEKLRKQLGLADPLHEQYFRWLGKMVRGDLGYSAYFNQSVWDAIKPKIDVTVTLALLGVFVAIVISIPVGVLSALFRGSAFDQAVRAVSAIGMAVPAFWLGIMILLVLSRGVGWAPPAQHADILDDPIKALQRFMFPALILGFRSAAVISRMIRSMMLEVLNEDYVRTAWSKGLLPRVVIVKHALRNALLPVVTMLGMLFASLLDGAVVLETVFNLPGIGLHLIESVRGRDAAMVLGMVLMIGVFMMIWILLIDLSYKVLDPRRSSA
- a CDS encoding anion permease; translated protein: MSSSPPSIETEARSTRQTVATVLRVLAPVAVFAVCLLLPAPDGLTPEGQAALAVMCLAVILWATETLHIAVTGIVGIVLLILVGGVSDVGEALYGFSQPVAYFLIGILTLGMAVHRSGLAERVSTLLMRGTGGNPVLLYIQMLFSFAALTFALPSASTRGAILVHIYEQVMESWDIPKDHSYHKAVMIALGSLNRLGSTALLAGGVTPVVASGLLGDFSWGRWFILMSVPFYVNLIIGGTLLFLLYRSGFRVDADDGAQILETGPITAVEVRAGAIALFTALMWFTDFAHGLHPSVPALIAFCLILMPRVGVLNWRELEQNLGWGNFIVIASTLSLAHALVSSGAAAWFSESLVGWIGGLSSNPWLFLLALCCCAAVVRSLLPNIAGYLALVIPVAMAAGEAVGLNPLVCGMAIVVIGDTPVYYPAGSTSGVFIFERAAVRAIEVIRFGLIMTVVAIGTLFLLVLPFWSLVGEPLVN